A stretch of DNA from Yoonia sp. BS5-3:
TCTCGCCCATCATGCGGATCTGTGCGGCCTCGGACTGGGCGCCAGTTTCATCATATTCAATGATGATCCCTGCGGCCTCTTCTGGGTTTTCCTCGGCCCATTTCCAGCCTTCCATCGACGCGCGCACAAAGCGAACCATCTTGTCGACGAACACCGGATCTTCCAGGTTTTCCTCAAGCGCATAGATGCCGTCTTCCAATGTCGCAACACCCTGGTCTTCGTATTTAAAGGTGATCAGCTCGTCCTCAGAGACACCTGCATCCAGTACCTGACCATATTCATTGTAAGTCATGGTTGAGATGCAATCAGCCTGGCGCTGCAACAGCGGGTCGACGTTGAAGCCCTGTTTCAGAACAGTCACGCCCTCTTCCCCGCCATCCGTTGGAATGCCCACCTGGCTCATCCACGACAGGAACGGATATTCATTGCCGAAGAACCAAACGCCGATGGTCTTGCCGCGGAAATCCTCGACAGTCTCAATCCCGGTGTCTTTCCAGCAGGTCAGCATCAGACCAGAGGTCTTGAACGGCTGGGCGATATTGACCACAGGCAGACCCTTTTCGCGGGCGGCCAATGCCGAAGGCATCCAGTTCAGCATCACATCCGCACCACCACCGGCAAGCACTTGGGGCGGGGCAATATCAGGGCCACCGGGCAGGATGGTGACGTTCAGCCCTTCTGCCTCATAGAACCCTTGATCCAGCGCTACATAGTAGCCCGCGAACTGGGCTTGCGTGACCCATTGCAGCTGCAGTGTCACATCATTGGCATGGCCATCGGCTTGCGCCATCCCACCCAAACCGGTGGCAAGTGCCGCCGCTAACATTAACTTTTTCATTTTTGACCTCCAAGTCAGTTACACCCTCGTCCCGGGGCTTTTGGTTATTTGCGTTGCGATGGGTGCCAAAAGGTCACCCGCCCCTCAATCCATGCCATCAATCCGTAGAATGCACTGCCAGCCAGTGCGGCGACGACAATCTCGGCCCAGACCATATCAAGCGCAAGCTGCCCGACGCTGGTCGATATCCGAAAGCCCATGCCCACAGTGGGAGAGCCGAAAAATTCAGCAACAATCGCCCCGATCAGCGCCAAAGTTGTCGCGATCTTAAGTCCATTGAAAATGAATGGCATCGCGGCGGGCAGGCGCAGTTTGAACAGCGTTGGCCAATAGCCCGCCCCATAGGTGCGCATCAGGTCCCGTTGCATTGCAGTCGTGTCCCGTAGCCCGGCCACGGTGTTCACCAGGATCGGGAAAAACACCATCACAGCGACAACGGCCGCCTTGGATTCCCAATCACTGCCGAGCCATTTCACGAAAATTGGTGCGGTACCTACGATAGGCAACGCGGCCATAAATCCGCCAACGGGCAGAATGCCGCGGGTTAAAAAGTCAGACCTGTCCGCGATGATCGCCACGACAAAGGCCGCAAAGGCCCCGATGACGTAGCCGGTCATCGCCCCCTTGATGATGGTCTGTTCAAAATCCACCCAGAGCGTTGGCAGCTCTCGCGCGAACCGGCTGGCAATGGCCGTGGGCGCGGGCAGGATGATGGGGCTGATCTCAAGCAAGCGCACCAGCAATTCCCACATGATCAGCAGGGTCAGACCAAAGATCGCAGGGACCAATAGCTGCACTGCGCGGGTTTTTGCAGCCGGGCTGGCCGCAAGCCGGGCGTTGATGAACCACCCCGTTCCCCAAACGGCCAATGCGCTGATGATCGCTGTTCCGGTCATGCGGCTTGCATCCCCATCCGGCGGAGCGTTAGCCGCTCCAACAAGCTGAACAATCCGACCAAAGCCGCCGCCGTGATGGCTGCGGCAAACAAGGCCGCCCAGGTCACCATCGGCTGCCCATATTGATCCCCGACCAACATCCGCGCACCAAAGCCCGCACGGGCACCTGTTGGCAGCTCAGCCACAATCGCCCCAACAAGCGAGGCGGATATCCCGATCTTCAACGAAGCAAACAGATAAGGGACCGAAGCAGGCAAACGCAGCTTCCAAAACCCCTGCGCCGCACTGGCGTGATAGGTGCGCAGCAGGTCCAACTGCATCCCATCAGGACTACGTAGCCCTTTGACCATGCCGACAACTACGGGAAAGAAGCTCAGATAAGCGCTGATAATCGCCTTGGGCAGCAGGCCTTGGATGCCGATGGACCCGAGCATCACGATGATCATCGGGGCGAGCGCCAGAATAGGGATGGTCTGGCTGGCAATGGCCCAAGGCATCACACTCATATCCATGGCGCGATTATAGACAATGCCCACAGCTAACAGGATGCCTAGCGACGTCCCAATCGCAAAACCCAGTAGTGTTGCCGAAAGCG
This window harbors:
- a CDS encoding ABC transporter substrate-binding protein, whose amino-acid sequence is MKKLMLAAALATGLGGMAQADGHANDVTLQLQWVTQAQFAGYYVALDQGFYEAEGLNVTILPGGPDIAPPQVLAGGGADVMLNWMPSALAAREKGLPVVNIAQPFKTSGLMLTCWKDTGIETVEDFRGKTIGVWFFGNEYPFLSWMSQVGIPTDGGEEGVTVLKQGFNVDPLLQRQADCISTMTYNEYGQVLDAGVSEDELITFKYEDQGVATLEDGIYALEENLEDPVFVDKMVRFVRASMEGWKWAEENPEEAAGIIIEYDETGAQSEAAQIRMMGEIAKLTAGSDGSLAEADFQRTVDTLLAGGSDPVITAQPEGAWTSVITDQALN
- a CDS encoding ABC transporter permease, whose translation is MTGTAIISALAVWGTGWFINARLAASPAAKTRAVQLLVPAIFGLTLLIMWELLVRLLEISPIILPAPTAIASRFARELPTLWVDFEQTIIKGAMTGYVIGAFAAFVVAIIADRSDFLTRGILPVGGFMAALPIVGTAPIFVKWLGSDWESKAAVVAVMVFFPILVNTVAGLRDTTAMQRDLMRTYGAGYWPTLFKLRLPAAMPFIFNGLKIATTLALIGAIVAEFFGSPTVGMGFRISTSVGQLALDMVWAEIVVAALAGSAFYGLMAWIEGRVTFWHPSQRK
- a CDS encoding ABC transporter permease — translated: MKSVLPVLTVVGAILVSWIVAVVPMNMHLTADLAQRQDITVSPDTPAARQEMSGIGLALRNTHLFGMTYTLERPRLPSPHQVGAEMWKTIVLQNVTSRRSLVYHGWVTLSATLLGFAIGTSLGILLAVGIVYNRAMDMSVMPWAIASQTIPILALAPMIIVMLGSIGIQGLLPKAIISAYLSFFPVVVGMVKGLRSPDGMQLDLLRTYHASAAQGFWKLRLPASVPYLFASLKIGISASLVGAIVAELPTGARAGFGARMLVGDQYGQPMVTWAALFAAAITAAALVGLFSLLERLTLRRMGMQAA